The window TCAACTCGCCGCTCCAGAACTTCCAGCAGGGAGGCCTGGTCAGCAGCCCGGCCCCGGCCCTCCAGTTCCAACAACCCCTGTTCCAGCAGCCATATGTTCCACAGTTCAACAACATCATACCCACCAATATCCCTAACAATGCACAAAACCTCCCCCTAAATAACAACGGATTCTTCAACCAACCCAACCTTCCGATCCAAAATACCTTCCAACAACAAAATTTGGCACCACTCCCCCAAAATAACCTCTTGCAACAACAACCGACTCTATCCACCTTCCAGAATAACCTACCGCTCCAGCAAAACACCGGTTTCAATAATCCCCTGCAAGGCAACACTGTGAATATCGGACAGCAGAGGCCGACTCAAGCGGCTTTCCTGCCAACTCTGCCTCCCACACAGAATCAGCCATTCCAACAAAGCCCTATTACCATTCAACAAGCTCCTAATCTTGCTCCACAGAATCTAAACCTTAACAATGCCCAGATTCCCTTCCAATCATCTTTAGGCCAGGCCCCAATCTTCTCAAATGGACAAACATCTCAAATTCAGAACTTTTTCGAACAACAATCCCAAGAGAATCTGGAAAAACTGAAAGAACTTCAAGAGCGACAGCGGATTATCCAGAAACACCAAGAATTTGTACAAAAACAACAGCAAAAGCAACAGGAGAAAGTAGAAAAACTTCACGAGGAATTCGTAAGCAAACAGGCAACAAAGTCGTTGCCCACTTTTTCGACCACGGAACGCTACGAAGATTTCTACAACAGAAATCAGGAAAAGCGCAGACCACTTCTCGCGCATGAGACGGATTTATTTAGGAAAGCTGTTGAAATGTACGAGAAGCAGCACCCCACTACCACAACCTCCACAACAACGACTACCACTACCACCACCCCGGCCCCCACTAGGTACAGGACCAGAGCTAAGACTCAAACTAAAACAAGAGCTCCACCCCAAGACCGGGAAAAGCAGAAACTTTACAACGAAATCAAAAATCTTTTGGAAGAAAGCGAAACTAAAGGCTTTGACGACAGTTTGAGAGCTAAAAGCGTAGCGCTGCTTCAAAAACCTGACATCCTCAAACAACTAAAAGTTGCTTTAGCTGAGAATCCGGAAGACTTCAATGAGAAAAACTTTACGTCGCGGGAGATATCTTTGAACGGACAGAAATTCGAAGTTATAAGAACGACTAACCCCAATCTAATTCCTAAAGGCGCGATAACCGCTGATGGATCAAACTTACACATTATGGCCTCGCCTGCACCACAAAAAGAAAGCAGAATTAATTTCGATGATCTCACAAAAGGTGTTTTGCCACCCGGTGCAGACTTCGAACTAATACGACAATCCGACAACGGAAAACTTGAAGAAGTTTCCAAAATACCGAGCACTATACAAAATAAGAAGAAAGTCACATTCGTATTTCTTGAAGAACAGGACGACGGCTCATATAAAGTGAAAGGTGTCAAGGCAAACGGACAACAAACTGAAGAAGGACCTGAAGTGGAAAACATTTTAAACAAGATAAAGAAAGGCGAAATCCAACTTCCAGGACCAACTAAAATATCCAACGCCATTTTTAGTTCCACGACATCTAGTCCAGTCACAGATGCTACGGATTATATAGCCGAGTCGTCCCACCACCCTTCCAGCTACTCAAGCTTTGTCACCACTTCGAACCACGGAACATCTGGCCATACAAACCCAATCATACATACAACACCCACACCATCATACCGAAGCACTACTCAGACAACGAGAAATACTCAGCCTCAAACTTACACGCCTACAGCTAGAAGTGTAACGACAACTGAAAGATACGTCGCTAAATCCACTTCACCTTCATTCGTAGCTTCTAGAAACACCTTCAGTCCATCAACGAGGAACAGCTTCCCAAGCTCAACTCCATCTTACGTTACCTCCACGCCTTCTTACAGAGGAGAAGATTTAGTCGTCATAGGATCAAGCTCACTCCCTCCAAGCGTGGATGAAGGCAGTTCACATCTTCAATTCTCCAGACAAGCAAACCCTGGTTTAGTGGACATACTGAAAGAAAACGGGTTGTTCGCTACTGCTAAGTATTTGAAGCAATCAGGGTTGGATACGATTTTGAATGAGACTGGGCCATACACGATTTTCGCGCCGACGGACAAGGCTTTCAGGACGCTGCTGGTGCAGCTTGGAGGCCCTGACCGAGCCGAGGAGAAGTTCCGAGACAACCCGAGACTGCTAAGTGGGGTAAGTTATCATTCTTACACGTGATTTAAAAACGACCAACTTGTCGATAGTCAGAGAGAGCTTCATGATTTAGTTACgcaaattatagtagaataaaCATCGTGCGACCAGCCAAATACATAATTCCCATTCCCTTTCCTCAGCTTCTTCTGCACCACGTGATCCCCGGAGCGTTCGACATCGGTTCCCTCCAAGACGAGATGACTGGAGTATCTCTCGCGGGCACCCAATTGAGGGTCAACCAATATGACATGCACGACGTCGAGTGGAACGAGGTTCGAGTGACGACCATCAATGGGGCGAGGGTGTTGGATGAGAAGAAGGATATACATATCCCGCAAGTAAGTAGTAATTAGTTGATCAATGAATGTGACCAGTCGACGAATTTCTTCAAGATATTACTCGCCTTTTTCTAGCTGGAACCCAACTCTAAGATAAGAATGAAAAGATATATGTATATCCTACAGTCAGTATTTTACCATCTACTGTGAGTCATAGACATAATAGCCCCCAGTCTAAGAAGCAGTCTAGCCAACAGAAGTCTAAGAACTAATTATCTCGTCATCTATCTTTCAGGGCATCGCGCACGCAGTAGACCGAGTGATGTTCCCGCTGCCGGTTGGAGACCTGGTGCAGACCTTGCAAGCTGACAGAGACAGGCGATTCACCACGTTCCTAAAGGCCATACATGCAAGCGGATTCGCGGATACACTTTCAGGTAAACACCTATCTACCAAAGCAGATACGTCCTCAAGCGatactacaattttttttctatatttttcaaattttccctCATCTTTTTTTTGATGAGAAATTTGTGTCTTATCAGTCTCGCTTCAGCTTTGTTTATGACACTATGCCAATATTCTCACCTGCTGCTAGTAGCCTCGGCCGtgggttcgaaccccggctaGCACTAAACGGTCTCGCGGAACTGATGTGCCTATCTTTAGAATACCTACAACCAAAAGTGCTCAAATGAAGAGTCCCTCACAAAACTCTTTATATTCCAGAAAGTAAAACCTACACAGTATTCGCCCCCACCGACGCAGCCTTCGCGCGCCTCTCCCCGGCGGAACTCGCGCGCTATTCAGAAAAGAGCGCTGCGCGGGCGCTAGTGGCGCGGCACGTGTTGCCAGGAACGCTATACAGCGCAGGCATGCGGTATTATCAGCTCAGGAATTCCATGGAGGAAGCTACGCCCCTCACCCTACAGAAAAATGCTGGTGAGTTGTCTATCCTCATTAAGAGTTAGCATAACCTACACTATTCGCCCCAACTGCAATAGAACTCGAGCGCTACTCAGACAAAAGTGCTATGCGGACGCGGGTTGTTGGCCACCAAGCTACAGTACATATTTAGTAAGTAGAGTATTTGCTGTGTCACTTACTATGGGACACATTTGTTGTCAGATAATATGAAAATGAACAGATTCCACGAAAGTTGACATATTTTTCACACAACTCAAATTTATGTGTTCGCTTTACGCGGATAAAACGCACAAAGATTTCTGGTGGAGGTGGTGGGACTACAAACGAAGAACTTTAGCAACTTCATCAACCTTACTTCGCTGTTGAGCAAGGGAAGGCCAATGTTTTAACAGCTTCACTTTGCCATTTATGCCATTCACCCATGCCATTTTATGCCATTTGccatgtatttatatttatttcgtATTTATGTAACTAGATTATCTTTAGCCCTGGACAATCTTTTAACCGCATAATGCACGAAATCATACCCACAGTGCCATCCAGTTTGTCTGTGTTTTTAACACGAAATCACGCCCTCCAACTTAAACCTAAAGCTCAGTAATTTCATTAGTACCAATTTTACTATAATTCGCTTTCTGCCCGCAGGCCGCATAAAGGTGAACAACGCGCAGGTGATCACCCACAACATCCCAGCGACTAACGGCGTCATTCACGCGGTCGACACCATCCTGTAGCCACCATCTTGTAAACCTGAACTTATCTGCGTTGTAGCGCGAACGTAAATACCATAGACAATGAGTCTTATCGAACCTTGAATCACTGGGCAGGTCACATGAAGAGGATAGCACGATACTTAAATAGAGGATTTGTCTCTCTCTCGCGTTTGCTGGAAAGAGACGAATGATTCTGAGAAGGCAACGTGCGATTAGTGCAGCTGGGATGTGTAAAAACAAAAAGTagagagtcggaccaagctaattcTGCAAGGCATTTGTAAGGCAAAGTGTGGAAATGGCATTTTGAACGAATATCTATGAAAATATAACGTTTTGAGGGGCACTTTCATATTTCGTCACTTCAAAGTCGATGCAGAGTTAGTTTAGACGGACTTAGTTTCCATTTCGTAACTTATTTCGAAATAAGTTTCGGAATGAAAGCAGTTTCTTGGTAATTAGTAACAAATCGGGTAAATTTGACCTGTTTGCACCCAGTAACGTGGTTTTATGATTGGTAAATGGTTTGTTAGAATTACTTTAAAATGGCTACGACGGCAGATAAGTTACAGGTTACCCGCCAAATTAGCTTCAGTGAAGCTTAGTCTCCAtcttgattaaaaaaaaaagctcaTCTGTTGTCTATGGCTCATAAACTTTATCAGATTTACCGACACATAAATGTAAAAccgtgaaataaaaataattttaagtgttctgtttgaaaataattaaaacaaatgaaataatATGACAAATGACATAATGCGCTCAGTGTCATGTGTCATATAGTGTACACTTTAAAGTTATTGAGTACATAGACATCATAGATGAGGCCAAGGTTTTTTTGAGGATGAGTACCGAAAGTAATTATTAGAAAAGTGACCTATAACTGTTTACTATTTCTTATCCTACCCAGTAATATTCTTACAAAGTATTGAATAATATACATTAAGATTAACGTTTCATAACTGTTTAAAAATGTAAACAGTGGGCAAGTATTAGAAAAAAAGCATTTAAATTTCTAACCACTGGTACTTTCAGCCCCATATTCGAATAACTTTAAGACTGTAAATATAATTAGAATAAGGCGATAATTTATGAACATGCGTtaatgttttttgtaaataaactcCATAACTTAAACctttgttgttttattaattgtCAGAAAGCATGTCAAAAAAATCTGATCGGAGTAGGTAAAATGTAATGATATAATAAGGTTACTTAGGTTAAGTAGCAATGAagtaaatatgtgacgtcccacggataaaggtaccttatggcggttggcgcttacgctattattaacgccgctccaatatttttgcggtgctatgcgacgtaagcgccagccgccataaggtacctttttccgtggaatgtcacatatgaATCTACATAAACAATTAATACTATAAGACCTCATCGCACgagcgcttttacaacgcgcgttaaaaagcgtttgaatgacacaaatggatacatgtCTACTTATTCACACGatagcggtggcgctttttatcaagcgttgttggattttcgaatTTAAgcgttggtcgttaaatcgaatttagcgtGCGGacggattcaagcgcttttttaacgggCGTTAATAAAGCGCGGGTGCGTATGAGGGAGGCTTAACAATATTTCATTTAGTGGGTCAAAGTTCTTTTCGTGTTCTTGTTTCTGACCACTCTGTCAcgtttctatttttattttttatcaaataaataaaaaaagtggAGGGCCATTGCATGTCTTTCTAGCTGTAGATTATAATTCTCTtgaggaaaaataaaaaattg is drawn from Cydia fagiglandana chromosome 4, ilCydFagi1.1, whole genome shotgun sequence and contains these coding sequences:
- the LOC134663504 gene encoding uncharacterized protein LOC134663504 produces the protein MRGLWLFLLLAHTVCAITGPRIENDFDRRRQTTLGHPGFNEHQTRFGLNSPLQNFQQGGLVSSPAPALQFQQPLFQQPYVPQFNNIIPTNIPNNAQNLPLNNNGFFNQPNLPIQNTFQQQNLAPLPQNNLLQQQPTLSTFQNNLPLQQNTGFNNPLQGNTVNIGQQRPTQAAFLPTLPPTQNQPFQQSPITIQQAPNLAPQNLNLNNAQIPFQSSLGQAPIFSNGQTSQIQNFFEQQSQENLEKLKELQERQRIIQKHQEFVQKQQQKQQEKVEKLHEEFVSKQATKSLPTFSTTERYEDFYNRNQEKRRPLLAHETDLFRKAVEMYEKQHPTTTTSTTTTTTTTTPAPTRYRTRAKTQTKTRAPPQDREKQKLYNEIKNLLEESETKGFDDSLRAKSVALLQKPDILKQLKVALAENPEDFNEKNFTSREISLNGQKFEVIRTTNPNLIPKGAITADGSNLHIMASPAPQKESRINFDDLTKGVLPPGADFELIRQSDNGKLEEVSKIPSTIQNKKKVTFVFLEEQDDGSYKVKGVKANGQQTEEGPEVENILNKIKKGEIQLPGPTKISNAIFSSTTSSPVTDATDYIAESSHHPSSYSSFVTTSNHGTSGHTNPIIHTTPTPSYRSTTQTTRNTQPQTYTPTARSVTTTERYVAKSTSPSFVASRNTFSPSTRNSFPSSTPSYVTSTPSYRGEDLVVIGSSSLPPSVDEGSSHLQFSRQANPGLVDILKENGLFATAKYLKQSGLDTILNETGPYTIFAPTDKAFRTLLVQLGGPDRAEEKFRDNPRLLSGLLLHHVIPGAFDIGSLQDEMTGVSLAGTQLRVNQYDMHDVEWNEVRVTTINGARVLDEKKDIHIPQGIAHAVDRVMFPLPVGDLVQTLQADRDRRFTTFLKAIHASGFADTLSESKTYTVFAPTDAAFARLSPAELARYSEKSAARALVARHVLPGTLYSAGMRYYQLRNSMEEATPLTLQKNAGRIKVNNAQVITHNIPATNGVIHAVDTIL